One Frankia alni ACN14a DNA window includes the following coding sequences:
- a CDS encoding DUF2637 domain-containing protein, with protein MDGDQPVSEGRSSGVRAERAIRITTVVAVATVAVVAAFVSYRHMRGVAIAHGEDAMTAAVLPFSVDGLIVAASMAMLADRRAGRDRSWLAYLLLALGACASLVANVLHAEPTFTARIIAGWPPLALLGSYELLMRQIHPAGRRAAGDPVTTTLSIPPQRGPTASVTTATTIATATIAAPTIAVATAVDGAGTDRPAGAPPPAGPEGVADRVTGMARAGEPAAGTAHMAAGLDAGADPPAVLDVAVVVDAVVDPPAVLDAGVDAAAGGDGAADPAAKREAIARTLDQTGGSVTETVAVLAAQGITVSRSWVYQVRRNTPYADVNTGPPTRPARRPSVRGRRRGMASERTLVPTSSQ; from the coding sequence GTGGACGGTGATCAGCCGGTGAGCGAGGGTCGATCCTCCGGTGTCCGGGCGGAGCGGGCGATTCGGATCACCACGGTGGTGGCGGTGGCGACGGTGGCGGTGGTGGCGGCCTTCGTCTCCTACCGGCACATGCGCGGGGTCGCGATCGCGCACGGGGAGGACGCGATGACGGCGGCGGTGCTGCCGTTCAGCGTGGACGGGCTGATCGTGGCCGCGTCGATGGCGATGCTGGCGGACCGGCGCGCCGGGCGGGACCGGTCCTGGCTGGCGTACCTCCTGCTGGCGCTCGGGGCCTGCGCCTCGCTGGTCGCGAACGTCCTGCACGCCGAACCGACGTTCACCGCCCGGATCATCGCCGGGTGGCCGCCGCTGGCCCTGCTCGGGTCCTACGAGCTGCTCATGCGTCAGATCCATCCGGCCGGACGCCGGGCCGCCGGCGATCCGGTCACGACGACCCTCTCCATCCCCCCGCAACGAGGCCCGACGGCCTCCGTCACCACCGCCACCACCATCGCCACCGCCACCATCGCCGCGCCCACGATCGCCGTTGCCACCGCCGTCGACGGGGCGGGCACCGACCGTCCGGCTGGGGCGCCCCCGCCCGCCGGGCCGGAGGGCGTGGCGGACCGGGTCACCGGGATGGCCCGTGCGGGGGAGCCTGCCGCGGGGACGGCGCACATGGCCGCGGGGCTGGACGCCGGGGCCGACCCGCCCGCTGTGCTGGACGTGGCGGTGGTGGTGGACGCGGTGGTCGACCCGCCCGCTGTGCTGGACGCGGGGGTGGACGCGGCCGCCGGGGGAGACGGTGCGGCGGACCCGGCCGCGAAACGTGAGGCGATCGCGCGCACCCTCGACCAGACCGGCGGGTCTGTCACCGAGACGGTCGCGGTACTCGCTGCGCAGGGCATCACGGTCAGCAGGAGCTGGGTCTACCAGGTCCGGAGGAACACCCCGTACGCCGACGTCAACACCGGCCCGCCCACCCGGCCCGCGCGCCGGCCCTCCGTCCGTGGACGGCGCCGCGGCATGGCTTCCGAGCGCACCCTCGTCCCGACCTCCAGCCAGTAG
- a CDS encoding enoyl-CoA hydratase/isomerase family protein, which produces MMTTEPSRHPAQGPWTTLDVRVGAPVAWVRFHRPDAHNTVTTTMMIEMHAVLTELARDDTLSVVVLTGAGRVFCPGADLTAVLADRDRGPDLPPVAAYQSATLLHEMPQLTIAAVNGGCAGAGFAWAAACDLRVAAARARFSVAFPQLGLTSELGLPWTLSRALGGAAARDLCFLPAKLTADDARRIGLVARVFPDDRFEAEVAAMVTELGSRPLSSVRGTKANLLLAERSGLAEFVDAEARRHQSFFTG; this is translated from the coding sequence ATGATGACCACCGAGCCGTCGCGGCATCCGGCGCAGGGCCCCTGGACCACCCTGGACGTGCGCGTCGGTGCGCCGGTCGCCTGGGTCCGGTTCCACCGCCCGGACGCGCACAACACCGTCACCACGACCATGATGATCGAGATGCACGCCGTGCTCACGGAGCTCGCCCGGGACGACACGCTGTCCGTCGTCGTCCTCACCGGCGCCGGCCGGGTGTTCTGCCCGGGGGCGGATCTGACGGCGGTGCTCGCCGACCGCGACCGCGGCCCCGACCTCCCGCCGGTGGCGGCCTACCAGTCGGCGACCCTGCTGCACGAGATGCCGCAGCTCACCATCGCCGCGGTCAACGGCGGGTGCGCCGGTGCCGGGTTCGCCTGGGCGGCGGCGTGCGATCTGCGGGTCGCCGCCGCCCGCGCCCGTTTCTCCGTCGCGTTTCCCCAGCTCGGCCTCACCAGCGAGCTCGGCCTGCCGTGGACGTTGTCCCGCGCGCTCGGTGGGGCCGCGGCCCGTGACCTCTGCTTCCTACCGGCAAAACTGACCGCGGACGATGCCCGGCGGATCGGGCTGGTGGCCCGGGTGTTTCCCGACGACCGGTTCGAGGCGGAGGTGGCCGCGATGGTCACCGAGCTGGGATCGCGCCCGCTGAGTTCCGTGCGCGGAACGAAGGCCAATCTCCTGTTGGCCGAACGCAGCGGCCTGGCGGAGTTCGTCGACGCCGAAGCTCGGCGCCACCAGAGTTTCTTCACCGGGTGA
- a CDS encoding DUF72 domain-containing protein, with protein MLYPPGTPPGRRLALYVAEYDTVELNASFYRWPADATFAGWRRRLPPGFVMSVKASRGLTHAKRLYAPEAWTSRIAGAWQELADRRAAVLVQLDGRQSRDDARLEYFLAGVPPWMRVAVEFRHPSWHDEAVYRILERYGAAYCVMSGAGLPCVLRATAPFVYVRLHGPDPTTLYAGSYDDDALRWWAARIDEWARAGLDVYAYFNNDGHGYAVEDSRRLRRLCGV; from the coding sequence GTGCTCTACCCGCCGGGGACGCCGCCCGGTCGCCGCCTTGCGCTCTACGTGGCCGAGTACGACACGGTCGAGTTGAACGCCAGTTTCTACCGCTGGCCGGCCGACGCGACGTTCGCCGGTTGGCGCCGCCGGCTGCCGCCGGGCTTCGTGATGTCGGTGAAGGCGTCCCGCGGCCTGACCCACGCCAAGCGGCTCTACGCACCGGAGGCGTGGACGAGTCGGATCGCGGGCGCCTGGCAGGAGCTGGCCGACCGGCGAGCGGCCGTGCTGGTGCAGCTCGACGGACGCCAGAGCCGCGACGACGCCCGGTTGGAGTACTTCCTGGCCGGGGTGCCGCCGTGGATGCGGGTGGCGGTCGAGTTCCGCCATCCGAGCTGGCACGACGAGGCGGTCTACCGGATCCTCGAACGGTACGGCGCGGCCTACTGCGTCATGAGCGGCGCCGGCCTGCCGTGTGTCCTGCGGGCCACCGCGCCGTTCGTGTACGTGCGCCTGCACGGCCCCGACCCCACGACCCTCTACGCCGGTTCCTACGACGACGACGCGCTGCGCTGGTGGGCCGCCCGCATCGACGAATGGGCGCGCGCCGGCCTGGACGTCTACGCCTACTTCAACAACGACGGCCACGGCTACGCCGTCGAGGACTCCCGCCGCCTGCGCCGCCTGTGCGGCGTGTGA
- a CDS encoding OmpA family protein, with amino-acid sequence MAVAAGLLFAGGCGGSPGSRGDASTAPRTSRAAATAQPAASTPSADPSASALPPGAQPGLHDVTGDGTPDPTCGTQDFGAGLVLRLPCGDFSQYAHTPEDGTRLVANSLYRLPGPDDVDLTGISGENLAATDAAGRETFILIFNSDALFDTGSFAIGSTDTLDATIRLINSHYAGGDIQVRGHTDATGSAASNQTLSERRADTVRRYLVDHGIRASSVTSVGLGSTHPLAEEANPDGSPDPEGQRFNRRVELVVRSHQ; translated from the coding sequence GTGGCCGTCGCGGCCGGGTTGCTGTTCGCCGGTGGGTGCGGAGGTTCCCCGGGCTCGCGCGGGGACGCGTCGACGGCCCCGCGCACGTCGCGCGCCGCCGCGACAGCCCAGCCGGCGGCGAGCACGCCGTCGGCGGACCCGTCCGCGTCGGCGCTGCCGCCCGGAGCTCAGCCCGGTCTGCATGACGTCACCGGCGACGGCACGCCCGACCCCACGTGCGGCACCCAGGACTTCGGCGCCGGGCTGGTGCTGCGGCTGCCCTGCGGGGACTTCAGCCAGTACGCGCACACCCCGGAGGACGGGACGAGGCTGGTGGCGAACTCGCTCTACCGGCTGCCCGGGCCCGACGACGTCGACCTCACCGGCATCTCCGGCGAGAACCTCGCCGCCACCGACGCCGCGGGCCGCGAGACCTTCATCCTGATCTTCAACAGTGACGCCCTGTTCGACACCGGCAGCTTCGCCATCGGCAGCACCGACACGCTGGACGCGACCATCAGGCTGATCAACTCCCACTACGCCGGCGGCGACATCCAGGTGCGCGGCCACACCGACGCGACCGGATCGGCCGCTTCCAACCAGACCCTGTCGGAGCGACGGGCCGACACCGTCCGGCGCTACCTCGTCGATCACGGGATACGGGCGTCCTCGGTCACCTCGGTCGGCCTCGGCAGCACCCACCCCCTGGCCGAGGAGGCCAACCCCGACGGCTCCCCCGACCCCGAGGGCCAACGCTTCAACCGTCGCGTCGAACTCGTCGTCCGCAGCCACCAGTAA
- a CDS encoding helix-turn-helix domain-containing protein, whose amino-acid sequence MDMQPCLATLLASIVGLRKAAGLSQAQLASRVRYQPSYLSKAERGLLGVPSQSLVSAIDAELNAGGRLVELRRHAWLEDKGSQEGITWPRALEEVDTTDRRQLMVGGSAAAVGPAASPQPPATVPSPGGVGRRAGGGVNLSGRWWTAWQTFRDGEEIHSSQEAALEQAGTKIHIEAVTRGLSTEEGGYLWWGELQIFDEEIIMGWYVSSEGPVRSKGSLFLSLNPHGDRLTGRWVGLSYDGMFIEGWGAVARDEQTSLALIERLKKQYPRVA is encoded by the coding sequence ATGGACATGCAACCGTGCCTTGCCACCCTCCTGGCGAGCATCGTCGGGCTGAGGAAGGCGGCCGGGCTGAGCCAGGCCCAGCTCGCCAGCCGGGTCCGCTATCAGCCCAGCTACCTGTCCAAGGCCGAGCGCGGCCTGCTCGGGGTGCCGTCCCAGTCGCTCGTCAGCGCGATCGACGCCGAGCTGAACGCCGGCGGTCGGCTGGTCGAGCTGCGGCGGCACGCCTGGTTGGAGGACAAGGGGAGCCAGGAGGGCATCACCTGGCCACGAGCACTGGAGGAGGTGGACACCACGGATCGTCGACAGCTCATGGTGGGGGGAAGTGCCGCCGCCGTCGGTCCCGCCGCGAGTCCGCAACCGCCCGCAACCGTGCCGTCCCCGGGCGGCGTGGGTCGTCGGGCCGGTGGCGGCGTCAACCTGTCCGGGCGCTGGTGGACGGCCTGGCAGACGTTCCGGGACGGCGAGGAGATTCATTCCTCGCAGGAGGCGGCTCTGGAGCAGGCCGGCACGAAGATCCACATCGAGGCGGTCACCCGCGGCCTTTCCACCGAGGAGGGTGGCTACCTCTGGTGGGGTGAACTACAGATCTTCGACGAAGAGATCATCATGGGTTGGTACGTCAGTTCGGAGGGTCCGGTTCGTTCGAAGGGCTCGCTGTTCCTGTCGTTGAATCCGCACGGCGACCGTCTCACCGGGCGGTGGGTCGGGCTGAGCTACGACGGCATGTTCATCGAGGGGTGGGGTGCCGTGGCCCGGGACGAGCAGACCTCGCTCGCCCTCATCGAGCGGCTCAAGAAGCAGTATCCGAGGGTCGCCTGA
- a CDS encoding glutathione S-transferase C-terminal domain-containing protein gives MSQATAVSQTTTVSQTTTSATGTTSATGTTTPVYASPTDVATYGEYTINRDPADTRPLYRFAGRITADGSSGFLAEPGRYHIYSGWFCPWAHRVLLERALHGLEDVISVSYVDGSRDARGWGFRESYGPDPVNGFTLLRDAYERTEPGFDGHVSVPTLWDRQTGQVVSNDFTSLGIDLATQFGRWSNGADTYPEHLRAEIAELDSWIGPAVNHGAHRAAHDDDVRATLLDAFAKLDTRLADAPYLVGGQLTEADVRLWVSLVRYRGRRHDLAALPPLSDYPHLWAYARALYQLPAFRATTDFATFTEPDAVLAGWDVAPGDDA, from the coding sequence ATGTCCCAGGCCACCGCCGTCTCCCAGACCACCACCGTCTCCCAGACCACCACCAGCGCCACCGGGACCACCAGCGCCACCGGGACCACGACGCCGGTGTACGCCAGCCCGACCGACGTGGCGACCTACGGCGAGTACACGATCAACCGCGATCCCGCGGACACCCGGCCGCTCTACCGGTTCGCCGGGCGGATCACCGCGGACGGGTCGAGTGGATTCCTGGCGGAGCCGGGCCGCTACCACATCTACTCCGGCTGGTTCTGCCCCTGGGCCCACCGCGTCCTGCTCGAACGCGCGTTGCACGGGCTCGAGGACGTCATCAGCGTCTCCTACGTCGACGGCAGCCGCGACGCCCGCGGCTGGGGGTTCCGCGAGAGCTACGGCCCGGACCCGGTCAACGGCTTCACCCTGCTGCGCGACGCCTACGAGCGCACCGAGCCGGGCTTCGACGGCCACGTCTCCGTCCCGACGCTGTGGGACCGCCAGACCGGTCAGGTCGTGTCCAACGACTTCACCAGCCTCGGCATCGACCTCGCCACCCAGTTCGGCCGCTGGTCGAACGGCGCCGACACCTACCCCGAGCACCTGCGCGCCGAGATCGCCGAGCTCGACTCCTGGATCGGCCCGGCGGTGAACCACGGGGCGCACCGGGCGGCCCACGACGACGACGTCCGCGCGACGCTGCTCGACGCGTTCGCGAAGCTCGACACCCGGCTCGCCGACGCCCCCTACCTGGTCGGCGGCCAACTGACCGAGGCCGACGTGCGCCTGTGGGTCTCCCTCGTCCGCTACCGCGGCCGCCGCCACGACCTGGCGGCTCTGCCGCCGCTGTCGGACTACCCGCACCTGTGGGCCTACGCCCGCGCCCTCTACCAGCTCCCCGCCTTCCGTGCGACGACCGACTTCGCCACCTTCACGGAGCCGGACGCCGTCCTGGCGGGCTGGGACGTCGCGCCCGGCGACGACGCGTAG